In Hamadaea flava, a genomic segment contains:
- a CDS encoding carbohydrate kinase family protein codes for MKIAVTGSIATDHLMHFPGRFADQLIADQLDKVSLSFLVDDLVVRRGGVAANIAFGMGQLGLSPTLVGAVGADFADYRSWLERHGVDCGSVHISEVAHTARFVCTTDEDLCQVASFYAGAMSEARNIELAPVADRLGGIDLVVVGANDPAAMVRHSQECRERGYRFAADPSQQLARMPGEDVLHLIDGAEFLLTNEYEKSLLEQKSGLTDAQILDRVKIRVTTLGKNGVEITGRDITRIHVPVAREIHAYDPTGVGDGFRAGFFAALSWGLALERAAQVGALLATLVLETVGTQEYEVRSDMFAKRLAESYGDEAANEVRPFLPA; via the coding sequence ATGAAGATCGCCGTCACCGGCTCGATCGCCACCGATCACCTGATGCACTTTCCGGGCCGCTTCGCCGACCAGCTCATCGCCGACCAGCTCGACAAGGTCTCGCTGTCGTTCCTGGTCGACGACCTGGTCGTCCGGCGGGGCGGGGTGGCGGCCAACATCGCCTTCGGCATGGGGCAGCTCGGCCTGAGCCCCACGCTGGTCGGCGCGGTCGGCGCGGACTTCGCCGACTACCGCTCGTGGCTGGAGCGGCACGGCGTCGACTGCGGCTCGGTCCACATCAGCGAGGTGGCGCACACCGCGCGGTTCGTCTGCACCACCGACGAGGACCTGTGCCAGGTCGCCTCGTTCTACGCGGGCGCCATGAGCGAGGCCCGCAACATCGAGCTGGCCCCGGTCGCCGACCGGCTCGGCGGCATCGACCTCGTAGTGGTCGGCGCGAACGACCCCGCCGCGATGGTGCGCCACTCCCAGGAGTGCCGTGAGCGCGGCTACCGGTTCGCCGCCGACCCGTCCCAGCAGCTGGCCCGCATGCCGGGCGAGGACGTCCTGCACCTGATCGACGGCGCGGAGTTCCTGCTGACCAACGAGTACGAGAAGTCGCTGCTGGAGCAGAAGAGCGGGCTCACCGACGCGCAGATCCTCGACCGGGTGAAGATCCGGGTGACCACGCTCGGCAAGAACGGTGTGGAGATCACCGGCCGCGACATCACGCGCATCCACGTTCCCGTCGCCCGGGAGATCCACGCGTACGACCCGACGGGTGTCGGCGACGGCTTCCGGGCCGGCTTCTTCGCCGCCCTCTCCTGGGGTCTCGCTCTCGAGCGCGCGGCCCAGGTCGGTGCGCTGCTCGCCACGCTCGTGCTGGAGACCGTCGGCACCCAGGAGTACGAGGTGCGCTCGGACATGTTCGCCAAGCGCCTCGCCGAGTCCTACGGGGACGAGGCGGCCAACGAGGTCCGGCCCTTCCTCCCCGCCTAG
- a CDS encoding MFS transporter has translation MIVTESSASTSAERNNKRGRHAGVPGPVPDTRWTPQLWGTLLVLCTVLFLDGLDVSMVGVALPAIQADLGLSTASLQWIVSGYVLGYGGLLLLGGRTADLLGRRRALLVALAVFAAASLLGALVDDGGLLIATRFIKGLAAAFTAPAGLSILTTTFPEGPVRNRALGIYTVFGASGFSSGLILGGLLTEINWRATFLLPAPLALIALAAGIKLIPKNSERAAGGHDILGAVTSTAALLLTVFTVVNAPAAGWGSVRTLGSFAVAALLFATFIAVERRIKHPLVRLGIFRNRTLVRANVAAITVAGAYISFQFVLGLFLQAVLGWSPLQMALALLPAGLMVASSGSLMGRLITRYGTGRLIAGGMGAFVLAYALFLGVDTASSYWRMLPTVLLLGVGFALAFSSMNVQATNGVADEEQGLASGLVQTSFQVGGAMVLAITTAIVGNEVIQPGRVPSAFGPAIAVITAVTLAGLLVALLGVRQGAAKPEPSVDSVPAERELEEVYS, from the coding sequence ATGATCGTCACCGAGTCATCGGCCAGCACCTCCGCAGAACGCAACAACAAGCGCGGCCGGCACGCAGGTGTGCCTGGTCCCGTTCCGGATACCCGCTGGACCCCGCAGCTCTGGGGCACGCTGCTGGTCCTCTGCACCGTCCTCTTCCTCGACGGCCTCGACGTCTCGATGGTCGGCGTCGCACTCCCCGCCATTCAGGCCGACCTTGGCCTGTCCACCGCGTCGTTGCAGTGGATCGTCAGCGGCTACGTCCTCGGTTACGGCGGCCTGCTGCTGCTCGGCGGGCGTACGGCGGATCTGCTCGGGCGACGGCGGGCGTTGCTCGTGGCGCTCGCGGTCTTCGCGGCGGCGTCCCTGCTCGGCGCGCTCGTCGACGACGGCGGGCTGCTCATCGCCACCCGGTTCATCAAGGGGCTGGCCGCCGCGTTCACCGCACCGGCCGGACTGTCCATCCTGACCACCACGTTCCCCGAAGGCCCGGTACGCAACCGAGCCCTCGGCATCTACACGGTCTTCGGCGCGAGCGGCTTCTCCTCTGGCCTGATCCTGGGCGGCCTGCTCACCGAGATCAACTGGCGGGCGACCTTCCTCCTGCCCGCTCCCCTCGCGCTCATCGCGCTGGCGGCCGGGATCAAGCTCATCCCCAAGAACAGCGAGCGCGCCGCCGGTGGACACGACATCCTCGGTGCCGTGACCTCGACGGCCGCCCTCCTCTTAACGGTGTTCACCGTGGTCAACGCACCGGCCGCGGGCTGGGGCTCGGTGCGTACGCTCGGCTCGTTCGCGGTGGCGGCCCTGCTGTTCGCCACGTTCATCGCCGTCGAGCGACGGATCAAGCACCCGCTGGTGCGGCTGGGCATCTTCCGCAACCGCACCCTCGTCCGGGCCAACGTCGCGGCGATCACCGTCGCCGGGGCGTACATCAGCTTCCAGTTCGTGCTCGGACTGTTCCTGCAGGCCGTCCTCGGCTGGTCGCCGTTGCAGATGGCGCTGGCCCTGCTCCCGGCCGGGCTCATGGTCGCCTCGTCGGGCTCCCTGATGGGCCGGCTGATCACCCGCTATGGGACCGGGCGGCTGATCGCGGGCGGCATGGGCGCGTTCGTGCTCGCGTACGCCTTGTTCCTCGGCGTCGACACGGCGTCCTCCTACTGGCGGATGCTCCCGACGGTGCTGCTGCTGGGCGTCGGCTTCGCCCTCGCCTTCTCGTCGATGAACGTGCAGGCCACCAACGGCGTGGCCGACGAGGAGCAGGGGCTGGCCTCCGGCCTGGTGCAGACCTCGTTCCAGGTCGGCGGCGCGATGGTCCTCGCGATCACCACGGCGATCGTCGGCAACGAGGTGATCCAGCCCGGCCGGGTGCCGTCGGCGTTCGGCCCCGCCATCGCCGTGATCACCGCCGTCACCCTCGCCGGGCTGCTCGTCGCGCTGCTCGGCGTACGCCAAGGCGCGGCGAAGCCGGAACCCTCCGTCGATTCGGTCCCCGCCGAGCGGGAGCTGGAAGAGGTCTACTCGTAA
- a CDS encoding MarR family winged helix-turn-helix transcriptional regulator — MSLEIVEREAPPHVRQWRDLARLFTSTSCQLDKALHDKHGLGMSEFEILDRLAEARECPGAARMQELADEVHLSQSALSRAVDRLEREGLVLRQSCATDRRGVFVHITDTGRERWQQACPTQRAVLAETLEDFGRDLPPHGRVADQESSPAS, encoded by the coding sequence GTGAGCCTCGAGATCGTGGAACGGGAGGCGCCACCGCATGTCCGGCAGTGGCGCGACCTGGCACGCCTGTTCACATCGACCTCGTGCCAGCTCGACAAGGCCCTGCACGACAAGCACGGACTCGGGATGAGCGAGTTCGAGATCCTCGACCGGCTGGCGGAGGCGCGCGAGTGCCCCGGAGCGGCCCGGATGCAGGAGCTTGCCGACGAGGTTCACCTCAGCCAGAGCGCGCTGTCCCGCGCGGTCGACCGGCTGGAGCGGGAAGGTCTGGTGCTGCGCCAGTCGTGCGCCACCGACCGCCGGGGCGTCTTCGTGCACATCACCGACACCGGCCGGGAGCGCTGGCAGCAGGCCTGCCCGACGCAGCGGGCGGTGCTGGCGGAGACGCTTGAGGATTTCGGCCGTGATTTACCACCCCACGGCCGGGTCGCCGACCAGGAATCGTCGCCGGCGAGCTAG
- a CDS encoding endo-1,4-beta-xylanase produces the protein MSSSPQSAFSTRTRLLLIMGVTTALAAVSLIAGLSTARAADPTLHQLAAAKGKYFGSATDNPELTDTAYTAILGSEFGQITPGNSMKWDTTEPTRNTFAFTKGDAVVSFAKSHNQIVRAHTLVWHSQLPSWVSSLAATEVQAAMENHITQVATHYAGQVYAWDVVNEPFNEDGTFRTSVFYNAMGSGYIATALRAARAADPTAKLYINDYNTDGAGAKADAMYNLAVSLKAQGVPLDGIGFQGHLAIQYGFPTNMQANLQRFADLGLDVAITELDVRMILPRDATKDATQSTYYTNVVNACVAVTRCVGVTIWDYTDKYSWVPSVFSGQGAALPWDENLAKKPAYTAIYQALGGIVSTTSPSPSSPAPSTPAPQNGCKVVYTANPWTEGSGVGGFTASITITNTSSTAINGWALRFSLPSGQTLTQSGWNATYAVSGQAVTATNLSYNSTIGANGSTSIGFNGRWTGSYTSPTAFTLNNVTCS, from the coding sequence ATGTCCTCATCCCCGCAGAGTGCGTTCTCCACGCGTACCCGCCTGCTGTTGATCATGGGAGTGACCACCGCGCTGGCCGCGGTGTCCCTGATCGCCGGCCTGTCCACGGCCCGTGCCGCCGACCCGACGCTGCACCAGCTCGCGGCGGCCAAGGGCAAGTATTTCGGCTCCGCCACCGACAACCCGGAGCTGACCGACACCGCCTACACCGCCATTCTCGGCAGCGAGTTCGGCCAGATCACCCCGGGCAACTCGATGAAGTGGGACACCACCGAGCCGACCAGGAACACCTTCGCCTTCACCAAGGGCGACGCGGTCGTGAGCTTCGCCAAGAGCCACAACCAGATCGTCCGCGCGCACACCCTCGTCTGGCACAGCCAGCTGCCGAGCTGGGTCTCCAGCCTGGCCGCCACCGAGGTGCAGGCGGCGATGGAGAACCACATCACGCAGGTCGCCACTCACTACGCGGGTCAGGTGTACGCCTGGGACGTCGTCAACGAGCCGTTCAACGAGGACGGCACCTTCCGGACGAGCGTCTTCTACAACGCCATGGGCAGCGGATACATCGCGACCGCGCTACGCGCGGCCCGGGCGGCCGACCCGACGGCGAAGCTGTATATCAACGACTACAACACCGACGGCGCCGGCGCGAAGGCCGACGCGATGTACAACCTGGCCGTCTCGCTCAAGGCGCAGGGAGTGCCGCTCGACGGCATCGGCTTCCAGGGTCACCTGGCGATCCAGTACGGCTTCCCGACGAACATGCAGGCGAACCTCCAGCGCTTCGCCGACCTCGGGCTGGACGTCGCGATCACCGAGCTGGACGTCCGGATGATCCTGCCGCGGGACGCGACCAAGGACGCCACCCAGTCCACTTACTACACCAACGTCGTGAACGCGTGCGTGGCCGTCACCCGCTGCGTCGGCGTCACCATCTGGGACTACACCGACAAGTACTCCTGGGTCCCGTCGGTCTTCTCCGGCCAGGGCGCGGCCCTGCCGTGGGACGAGAACCTCGCCAAGAAACCGGCGTACACCGCGATCTATCAGGCGCTCGGCGGCATCGTGAGCACCACCTCGCCGTCGCCGTCCAGTCCCGCGCCGTCCACCCCGGCTCCGCAGAACGGCTGCAAGGTGGTCTACACGGCCAACCCGTGGACGGAGGGCAGCGGCGTCGGCGGCTTCACCGCGAGCATCACCATCACGAACACGTCGTCCACCGCGATCAACGGCTGGGCGCTGCGGTTCAGCCTGCCGTCCGGGCAGACGCTGACCCAGTCCGGCTGGAACGCCACGTACGCCGTGAGCGGCCAGGCCGTGACGGCGACGAACCTGTCCTACAACTCGACGATCGGGGCCAACGGGTCGACCAGCATCGGCTTCAACGGCCGCTGGACGGGCAGCTACACCAGCCCGACCGCGTTCACCCTGAACAACGTCACCTGCTCATAG
- a CDS encoding sulfurtransferase TusA family protein, giving the protein MSTHELDCLGQRCPLPVIALARRLPQVAVGDVIRVLADDPAAALDIPAWCRLRSQEFVGSPAEYVYDVRRSS; this is encoded by the coding sequence ATGAGTACGCACGAGCTGGACTGCCTCGGCCAGCGCTGTCCCCTGCCGGTGATCGCGCTGGCCCGCCGGCTGCCGCAGGTCGCCGTCGGCGACGTGATCCGGGTGCTGGCCGACGATCCGGCCGCGGCGCTCGACATCCCGGCGTGGTGCCGGCTCCGAAGTCAGGAGTTCGTTGGGTCGCCAGCCGAATATGTCTACGACGTGCGGCGAAGCAGCTAG
- the erpA gene encoding iron-sulfur cluster insertion protein ErpA has protein sequence MTSPTTQSQETAATGILLTDVAAGKVKALLEQEGRDDLRLRVAVQPGGCSGLRYQLFFDERQLDGDVIADFDGVEVVVDRMSAPYLSGATIDFADRIDAQGFTIDNPNAQGSCACGDSFH, from the coding sequence GTGACCAGTCCTACCACCCAGTCGCAGGAGACCGCCGCGACCGGCATCCTCCTCACCGACGTCGCCGCCGGCAAGGTCAAGGCGCTGCTCGAGCAGGAGGGTCGCGACGACCTGCGGTTGCGCGTCGCCGTGCAGCCCGGTGGCTGCTCCGGCCTGCGCTACCAGCTCTTCTTCGACGAGCGTCAGCTCGACGGCGACGTGATCGCCGACTTCGACGGCGTCGAGGTCGTCGTCGACCGGATGAGCGCTCCGTACCTCTCGGGCGCCACGATCGACTTCGCCGACCGGATCGACGCCCAGGGCTTCACCATCGACAACCCCAACGCGCAGGGCTCGTGCGCGTGCGGTGACTCGTTCCACTGA